The proteins below come from a single bacterium genomic window:
- the atpE gene encoding ATP synthase F0 subunit C: MNAGLYFFGLALVVGLGLPIAVLGAGLAQGKAAASALEGMARQPELAGTIRTSMIIALAFIESLVIYALLMFFLLQGKLPDTGKVLEAGTTAPVTAPMTTPAAVK; encoded by the coding sequence TTGAACGCAGGACTTTATTTCTTTGGTTTAGCGTTAGTTGTTGGTTTAGGGCTGCCGATCGCAGTCCTTGGAGCTGGGCTTGCACAAGGTAAAGCGGCAGCAAGTGCATTAGAGGGAATGGCGCGACAGCCTGAACTAGCCGGAACAATCCGAACTAGTATGATCATCGCGCTGGCTTTCATCGAATCGCTCGTAATCTATGCGCTTCTTATGTTCTTCCTGCTGCAAGGCAAATTGCCTGACACAGGAAAAGTACTTGAGGCAGGAACGACCGCTCCGGTCACCGCCCCAATGACAACTCCTGCAGCTGTAAAATAA
- the atpB gene encoding F0F1 ATP synthase subunit A yields the protein MAHHPSPWDFVYNSLFIIVLLTVIAFFATRVKNKIPRGLQNAAEQVYETFEYLTVSVIGEHGRRYTPLIGSVFTFILISNLWGQLSWLSEITRPIFKFYVVPPTASLNTNIAIALTVFVFVQFEGIRVNGPLGYLKHFAGPMIALSPIMFLIELIGELAKPLSLSLRLYGNIYGEEQIIGVLAGYAKSTWVVPLQFPMMVFGVFTSVVQALVFTMLTCIYLSLMTEHAAEHSSEKSHDTHEDKTALAEAKAS from the coding sequence TTGGCGCATCATCCATCACCCTGGGATTTTGTATATAACTCTTTATTTATCATCGTGCTGTTAACGGTGATCGCCTTTTTTGCCACTAGGGTTAAAAATAAAATCCCACGCGGGCTTCAAAATGCTGCAGAACAGGTCTATGAGACATTTGAGTATTTAACCGTTAGTGTTATCGGCGAGCATGGTCGCAGGTACACTCCGCTCATCGGTTCTGTTTTTACTTTCATTCTTATAAGTAACTTATGGGGCCAATTAAGTTGGTTATCAGAAATTACACGGCCAATTTTCAAATTCTATGTTGTCCCGCCGACTGCGAGTTTGAATACAAATATAGCGATTGCCTTAACCGTTTTTGTCTTCGTTCAGTTTGAAGGCATCCGCGTGAACGGACCTCTTGGATATCTGAAGCACTTTGCAGGGCCAATGATCGCGTTGTCGCCGATAATGTTCTTGATTGAATTGATTGGCGAATTGGCTAAGCCTCTCTCGCTCTCCCTTCGACTTTATGGAAACATTTACGGTGAAGAGCAGATAATTGGAGTGCTTGCGGGTTATGCGAAGTCAACTTGGGTTGTCCCGTTGCAGTTTCCGATGATGGTTTTCGGTGTATTCACAAGCGTCGTTCAGGCGTTGGTGTTTACAATGCTTACTTGTATTTATCTGTCACTAATGACAGAACATGCGGCTGAGCACTCCTCAGAGAAATCTCACGATACTCATGAGGACAAAACAGCCCTTGCTGAAGCGAAGGCTTCATAA